A window of Corvus hawaiiensis isolate bCorHaw1 chromosome 17, bCorHaw1.pri.cur, whole genome shotgun sequence contains these coding sequences:
- the PPP1R3D gene encoding protein phosphatase 1 regulatory subunit 3D — translation MEVRGPWRNPSYLSDLYENMLRAEGAVGRGQQQSPAVHTSGSKTFWSSPPAKESSQPNHPPSSTPSSCDPALRPIIRRRARSLPTSPERKKRAAVQCQEPGCQSRMNRVRFADALGLELTEVKVFQTGEDPTIPLHVLSRLSINSDLWYSSLNLEFTMQCLVPDFQQPADCPDFSSRLQEQQVCLERVTSSDLGLSGTIQVLNVAFEKQVSVRYTFNEWESLHEVCAHWHQSLPEKNGQDQVDVFTFFLPVPPFLLQLSTLVQFAARYQVNGQEYWDNNRGKNYTLTCRTHPLKLPRECEESWIHFI, via the coding sequence ATGGAAGTGCGTGGTCCTTGGAGGAATCCCAGCTACCTCTCAGATCTCTATGAGAACATGTTAAGGGCTGAAGGAGCAGTGGGGCGAGGGCAGCAGCAGTCCCCAGCAGTCCATACAAGTGGCAGCAAGACTTTTTGGAGCAGTCCCCCAGCCAAGGAGAGCTCCCAGCCAAACCATCCTCCGAGCAGCACCCCCTCCAGCTGTGACCCAGCCCTGCGGCCCATCATCCGCCGCCGAGCGAGATCCCTGCCTACATCACCCgagaggaagaagagagcaGCAGTGCAGTGTCAGGAGCCCGGCTGCCAGAGCCGCATGAACCGGGTCAGGTTTGCTGATGCTTTAGGCTTGGAGCTCACTGAAGTGAAAGTCTTCCAGACTGGGGAGGATCCAACCATCCCCTTGCATGTCCTTTCCAGGCTCTCCATAAACTCAGACCTCTGGTACAGCAGCTTGAACTTGGAGTTTACTATGCAATGCTTGGTCCCTGACTTCCAGCAGCCTGCAGACTGTCCGGATTTCTCATCCCgactccaggagcagcaggtgtgTCTGGAACGGGTGACCAGCTCAGATCTGGGGCTCAGTGGCACCATCCAGGTTCTCAATGTTGCTTTTGAGAAGCAGGTGTCTGTGCGCTACACCTTCAACGAGTGGGAAAGCCTCCATGAGGTGTGTGCTCATTGGCACCAGAGCCTCCCAGAGAAAAACGGGCAGGATCAGGTTGATGTGTtcactttctttcttcctgtgcctcctttccttcttcagctGAGCACTCTCGTCCAGTTTGCAGCAAGGTACCAAGTCAACGGCCAGGAGTACTGGGATAACAACAGAGGCAAGAACTACACCCTCACCTGCCGGACTCACCCCCTGAAGCTGCCAAGGGAATGTGAGGAGAGCTGGATCCACTTCATCTGA